Proteins from a genomic interval of Macaca thibetana thibetana isolate TM-01 chromosome 17, ASM2454274v1, whole genome shotgun sequence:
- the LOC126940338 gene encoding keratin, type I cytoskeletal 18-like produces the protein MSFTTRSTFSTNYWSLGSVQAPSYGARPVSSAASVYAGAGGSGSRISVSRSTSFRGGMGSGGPASGMAGGLAGMGGIQNEKETMQSLNDRLASYLDRVRSLETENRRLESKIREHLEKKGPQVRDWSHYFKVIEDLRAQIFANTVDNARIVLQIDNARLAADDFRVKYETELAMRQSVENDIHGLRKVSDDTNVTRLQLETEIEALKEELLFMKKNHEEEVKGLQAQIASSGLTMEVDAPRSQDLAKIMADIRAQYDELARKNREELDKYWSQQIKESTTVVTTQSAEVGAAETTLTELRRTVQSLEIDLDSMRNLKASLENSLREVEARYALQMEQLNGILLHLESELAQTRAEGQRQAQEYEALLNIKVKLEAEIATYRRLLEDGEEFNLGDALDSSNSMQTIQKTTTHRIVDGKVVSETNGTKVLRH, from the coding sequence ATGAGCTTCACCACTCGCTCCACCTTCTCTACCAACTACTGGTCCCTGGGCTCTGTCCAGGCGCCCAGCTACGGCGCCCGGCCGGTCAGCAGCGCGGCCAGTGTCTATGCAGGCGCTGGGGGTTCTGGTTCCCGGATCTCCGTGTCCCGCTCCACCAGCTTCCGGGGCGGCATGGGGTCCGGGGGCCCGGCCTCAGGGATGGCCGGGGGTCTGGCAGGCATGGGAGGCATCCAGAACGAGAAGGAGACCATGCAAAGCCTGAACGACCGCCTGGCCTCTTACCTGGACAGAGTGAGGAGCCTGGAGACCGAGAACCGGAGGCTGGAGAGCAAAATCCGGGAGCACTTGGAGAAGAAGGGACCCCAGGTCAGAGACTGGAGCCATTACTTCAAGGTCATCGAGGACCTGAGGGCTCAGATCTTCGCAAATACTGTGGACAATGCCCGCATCGTTCTGCAGATTGACAATGCCCGTCTTGCTGCTGATGACTTTAGAGTCAAGTATGAGACAGAGCTGGCCATGCGCCAGTCTGTGGAGAACGACATCCATGGGCTCCGCAAGGTCAGTGATGACACCAATGTCACTCGACTGCAGCTGGAGACAGAGATCGAGGCTCTCAAGGAGGAGCTGCTCTTCATGAAGAAGAACCACGAAGAGGAAGTAAAAGGCCTACAAGCCCAGATTGCCAGCTCTGGGTTGACCATGGAGGTAGATGCCCCCAGATCTCAGGACCTCGCCAAGATCATGGCAGACATCCGGGCCCAATATGACGAGCTGGCTCGGAAGAACCGAGAGGAGCTAGACAAGTACTGGTCTCAGCAGATTAAGGAGAGCACCACAGTGGTCACCACACAGTCCGCCGAGGTTGGAGCTGCTGAGACGACGCTCACAGAGCTGAGACGTACAGTCCAGTCCTTGGAGATCGACCTGGACTCCATGAGAAATCTGAAGGCCAGCttggagaacagcctgagggaggtggaggcccGCTACGCCCTACAGATGGAGCAGCTCAATGGGATCCTGCTGCACCTGGAGTCAGAGCTGGCACAGACCCGGGCAGAGGGACAGCGACAGGCCCAGGAGTATGAGGCCCTGTTGAATATCAAGGTCAAGCTGGAAGCTGAGATCGCCACCTACCGCCGCCTGCTGGAAGATGGCGAGGAATTCAATCTTGGTGATGCCTTGGACAGCAGCAACTCCATGCAAACCATCCAAAAGACCACCACCCACCGGATAGTGGATGGCAAAGTGGTGTCTGAGACCAACGGCACCAAAGTTCTGAGGCATTAA